One window of Rhizobium leguminosarum genomic DNA carries:
- a CDS encoding pyruvate dehydrogenase complex E1 component subunit beta has protein sequence MPIDILMPALSPTMEEGTLSKWLKQEGDKVTSGDVIAEIETDKATMEVEAVDEGVIGKLLVDAGTEGVKVNTKIAVLLQDGESAADISAAKPAAAATPAVAQEEKPTNAGSASAPLPAEPKAVVPNDPEIPAGTEMVSTTVREALRDAMAEEMRASEDVFVMGEEVAEYQGAYKVTQGLLQEFGPRRVIDTPITEHGFAGVGVGAAMAGLRPIVEFMTFNFAMQAIDHIINSAAKTLYMSGGQMGAPIVFRGPNGAAARVGAQHSQDYAAWYSAIPGLKVVMPYTASDAKGLLKAAIRDPNPVIFLENEILYGQHFEVPKLDNFVLPIGKARIHRPGRDVTVVSFGIGMTYATKAAAELEKIGIDVELIDLRTIRPMDLPTVIESVKKTGRLVTVEEGYPQSSVGTEIATRVMQQAFDYLDAPILTVAGKDVPMPYAANLEKLALPNVGEVVDAVKAVCYK, from the coding sequence ATGCCTATCGATATCCTCATGCCCGCCCTCTCTCCGACGATGGAAGAAGGCACGCTGTCCAAATGGCTGAAACAGGAAGGTGACAAGGTCACCTCCGGCGATGTGATCGCCGAAATCGAAACCGACAAGGCGACGATGGAAGTCGAAGCCGTCGACGAAGGCGTCATCGGCAAGCTGCTCGTCGATGCCGGTACCGAAGGCGTCAAGGTCAACACCAAGATCGCCGTGCTGCTGCAGGACGGCGAATCTGCCGCGGACATTTCCGCCGCCAAGCCGGCCGCCGCTGCCACCCCAGCGGTTGCCCAGGAAGAAAAACCGACCAATGCCGGTTCCGCTTCCGCGCCGCTTCCGGCTGAGCCGAAGGCCGTGGTGCCGAATGATCCGGAAATCCCGGCCGGTACCGAAATGGTGTCGACGACCGTGCGCGAAGCGCTCCGCGACGCCATGGCCGAGGAAATGCGCGCCAGCGAAGACGTCTTCGTCATGGGCGAGGAAGTTGCCGAATACCAGGGCGCCTACAAGGTCACGCAGGGTCTGCTGCAGGAATTCGGCCCTCGCCGCGTCATCGATACGCCGATCACCGAGCACGGCTTTGCCGGCGTCGGTGTCGGTGCCGCAATGGCCGGCCTTCGTCCGATCGTCGAATTCATGACCTTCAACTTCGCCATGCAGGCGATCGACCACATCATCAATTCCGCCGCCAAGACGCTCTATATGTCCGGCGGCCAGATGGGCGCGCCGATCGTCTTCCGCGGCCCGAATGGTGCTGCGGCGCGTGTCGGCGCCCAGCACAGCCAGGACTATGCTGCCTGGTACAGCGCAATCCCCGGCCTGAAGGTCGTCATGCCCTACACGGCATCCGACGCCAAGGGCCTGCTGAAGGCTGCGATCCGCGATCCGAACCCGGTGATCTTCCTCGAGAACGAAATTCTCTACGGCCAGCATTTCGAAGTACCGAAGCTCGACAATTTCGTCCTGCCGATCGGCAAGGCCCGCATCCATCGTCCGGGCAGGGACGTAACGGTGGTCTCCTTCGGCATCGGCATGACCTATGCGACGAAGGCCGCTGCCGAACTCGAAAAGATCGGCATCGACGTCGAACTGATCGACCTTCGCACCATCCGCCCGATGGATCTGCCGACCGTGATCGAATCGGTGAAGAAGACCGGCCGTCTGGTCACCGTCGAGGAAGGTTATCCGCAATCATCCGTCGGCACCGAAATCGCCACCCGCGTCATGCAGCAGGCCTTCGATTATCTCGATGCGCCGATCCTGACGGTTGCCGGCAAGGACGTACCGATGCCTTACGCCGCCAATCTCGAAAAGCTGGCGCTTCCGAATGTCGGCGAAGTTGTCGATGCGGTGAAGGCTGTTTGTTACAAATAA
- a CDS encoding pyruvate dehydrogenase complex dihydrolipoamide acetyltransferase: MPINITMPALSPTMEEGNLSKWLVKEGDTIKSGDVIAEIETDKATMEVEAVDEGTVAKLVVAAGTEGVKVNALIAVLAADGEDVAAAASGAGSAAPAQKAEAAPVAKAEAAPAQAAAAPAPAAAPASVSPDGNRTFSSPLARRLAKEAGIDLSAVAGSGPHGRVVKSDVEAAVAGGGAKAAAPAASAPQAAAAPAPAAAAPKGASEEAVLKLFEPGSYELVPHDGMRKTIARRLVESKQTIPHFYVSVDCELDALMALRAQLNDAAPRKDNAPAYKLSVNDMVIKAMALSLRDVPDANVSWTDNNMVKHKYADVGVAVSIPGGLITPIIRKAEQKTLSAISNEMRDLGKRAKDRKLKPEEYQGGTSSVSNMGMMGVKNFAAVVNPPHATILAVGAGEQRVVVKKGEMAIATVMSVTLSTDHRCVDGALGAELLQAFKGYIENPMSMLV; encoded by the coding sequence ATGCCGATCAATATCACGATGCCCGCCCTCTCTCCGACCATGGAAGAAGGCAATCTTTCCAAATGGCTGGTCAAGGAAGGCGACACGATCAAGTCTGGCGATGTGATCGCCGAGATCGAGACCGACAAGGCGACGATGGAAGTCGAAGCCGTCGATGAAGGCACGGTTGCCAAGCTCGTCGTTGCCGCCGGCACCGAAGGCGTCAAGGTCAACGCGCTGATCGCCGTTCTCGCCGCCGATGGCGAGGATGTCGCCGCCGCCGCAAGCGGCGCGGGCTCTGCCGCTCCGGCGCAGAAGGCCGAAGCCGCACCAGTTGCGAAGGCCGAGGCTGCTCCGGCCCAGGCCGCTGCAGCACCGGCGCCTGCCGCTGCACCCGCATCGGTTTCACCAGACGGCAACCGCACTTTCTCTTCGCCGCTTGCCCGCAGGCTCGCCAAGGAAGCCGGTATCGACCTTTCGGCTGTCGCAGGCTCCGGCCCGCATGGCCGCGTCGTCAAGAGCGACGTCGAAGCCGCCGTTGCCGGTGGTGGCGCCAAAGCCGCCGCACCCGCAGCGTCCGCTCCGCAAGCTGCTGCGGCTCCCGCTCCGGCCGCTGCGGCGCCGAAGGGCGCTTCCGAGGAGGCCGTGCTCAAGTTGTTCGAACCGGGTTCCTACGAGCTCGTGCCGCATGACGGCATGCGCAAGACGATCGCCCGGCGCCTGGTCGAATCCAAGCAGACGATCCCGCATTTCTACGTCAGCGTCGATTGCGAGCTCGATGCTCTGATGGCGCTGCGCGCCCAGCTGAACGATGCGGCGCCCCGCAAGGACAACGCTCCGGCCTACAAGCTCTCGGTCAACGACATGGTCATCAAGGCCATGGCGCTGTCGCTGCGCGACGTTCCGGATGCCAACGTCTCCTGGACCGACAACAACATGGTCAAGCACAAGTACGCCGATGTCGGCGTCGCCGTCTCGATCCCCGGCGGCCTGATCACCCCGATCATCCGCAAGGCCGAGCAAAAGACGCTGTCGGCGATCTCCAATGAGATGCGCGATCTCGGCAAGCGGGCCAAGGACCGCAAGCTGAAGCCCGAGGAATATCAGGGCGGCACCAGCTCGGTCTCGAACATGGGCATGATGGGCGTGAAGAACTTCGCCGCCGTCGTCAACCCGCCGCATGCGACCATCCTTGCGGTCGGCGCCGGCGAACAGCGGGTCGTCGTCAAGAAGGGTGAAATGGCCATCGCCACCGTGATGTCGGTCACGCTGTCGACCGACCATCGCTGCGTCGATGGCGCGCTCGGCGCCGAGCTGCTTCAGGCCTTCAAGGGCTATATCGAAAACCCGATGAGCATGCTGGTCTGA
- a CDS encoding FtsB family cell division protein — translation MWTKHHKKRKFGRFVIPAMTVAFLSYFGYHCIHGDYGLRATETFEHQRVAREKELAILKAKREHLENQVALLSDGSLDKDMLDEKARYQLNMSRADEIVIFNHYSN, via the coding sequence ATGTGGACAAAGCATCATAAGAAGAGAAAATTCGGCCGCTTCGTCATTCCGGCCATGACGGTCGCCTTCCTCTCCTATTTCGGTTATCATTGCATTCACGGCGATTATGGCCTGCGCGCAACGGAGACGTTCGAGCATCAGCGTGTCGCGCGTGAAAAAGAGCTTGCGATCTTGAAGGCGAAGCGCGAACATCTGGAAAATCAGGTCGCGCTGCTGAGTGACGGCTCGCTCGACAAGGATATGCTGGACGAAAAAGCGCGCTATCAGCTCAACATGTCGCGCGCGGACGAGATCGTCATATTCAACCATTATTCCAATTAA
- the pdhA gene encoding pyruvate dehydrogenase (acetyl-transferring) E1 component subunit alpha — protein sequence MAPRKTATVSSRKTAAKPAAKASNGGPVADFDRDEELKAYREMLLIRRFEEKAGQLYGMGFIGGFCHLYIGQEAVVVGMQMAQKEGDQVITAYRDHGHMLATGMEARGVMAELTGRRSGYSHGKGGSMHMFSKEKHFYGGHGIVGAQVSLGTGLAFANHYRGNGNVSIAYFGDGAANQGQVYESFNMAALWKLPIVYIVENNRYAMGTSTARATAQSNYSLRGSGFGIPGIQVDGMDVRAVKAAADEALEHCRSGKGPIILEMLTYRYRGHSMSDPAKYRSKDEVQKMRSEHDPIEQVKARLIEKGWASEDDLKAVDKDVRDIVADSADFAQADPEPDASELYTDILL from the coding sequence ATGGCGCCGCGAAAGACCGCGACCGTTTCCAGCCGCAAAACTGCAGCAAAACCGGCAGCCAAAGCATCGAATGGCGGCCCGGTAGCCGACTTCGATCGCGATGAAGAGCTCAAGGCCTATCGCGAGATGCTGCTGATCCGCCGCTTCGAGGAGAAGGCCGGCCAGCTCTACGGCATGGGCTTCATCGGCGGCTTTTGCCACCTCTATATCGGTCAGGAAGCTGTCGTCGTCGGCATGCAGATGGCGCAAAAGGAAGGCGATCAGGTCATCACCGCCTATCGCGACCACGGCCACATGCTGGCAACCGGCATGGAAGCGCGCGGCGTCATGGCGGAACTGACCGGGCGCCGCAGCGGCTATTCCCACGGGAAGGGCGGCTCGATGCACATGTTCTCGAAAGAGAAGCATTTCTACGGCGGTCACGGCATCGTCGGCGCCCAGGTTTCGCTCGGAACCGGTCTTGCCTTTGCCAACCATTACCGCGGCAACGGCAATGTCTCGATCGCCTATTTCGGCGACGGCGCCGCTAACCAGGGCCAGGTCTACGAGAGCTTCAACATGGCGGCCCTCTGGAAGCTGCCGATCGTCTATATCGTCGAGAACAACCGCTACGCAATGGGCACGTCGACGGCCCGCGCCACCGCCCAGTCGAACTACTCGCTGCGCGGATCCGGCTTCGGCATCCCCGGCATTCAGGTCGATGGCATGGACGTTCGCGCCGTCAAGGCGGCGGCCGACGAAGCACTCGAACATTGCCGCTCCGGCAAGGGCCCGATCATTCTCGAAATGCTGACCTATCGTTATCGCGGCCATTCCATGTCCGACCCGGCGAAGTATCGCTCCAAGGACGAAGTGCAGAAGATGCGCTCCGAGCATGACCCGATCGAGCAGGTCAAGGCACGCCTCATCGAAAAGGGCTGGGCTTCCGAAGACGATCTGAAGGCGGTCGACAAGGATGTCCGCGACATCGTCGCCGACAGCGCCGACTTCGCTCAGGCCGATCCGGAGCCGGATGCATCCGAGCTCTACACCGACATTCTGCTCTAA